GCTCTGCGAGCTGGACGGCACCCCCATCCCACGCAGCGGCAAGACCGTCGCGCTGTGCCGGTGCGGCCGCTCGGCTCTCAAACCGTTCTGCGACGGCAGTCACAAGCTGGCGGCGACCATCGGCCGCGCCGGACCGGGCTGAACTCAGTCGGCCCGCTGGTTGCCGCGCTGGCGTAACTCAGAGACCGAGTGCGCCGCGCGCCAGATCCGCCCGCCGGAATAACGCACTCCGCCGAACAGCACCCGGGTGGCCAACGCCAGCCACGAGCAGACCGAGCGTTCGGCAAGCCATGCCGGGGTGAACCAGACCGAGCCGGGCGCGAAGACGGCCCGGCCCTGGTCCCGGCGCCGGCCGATCTCGGCCAGACCCACCGCCGCGCCCAGCAACGCGGCCAGCGGTAGTGGCCGCCGCCGGAGCAGCACGAAGGCCGGCAGCAGCGCCAGCTCGAG
The Jatrophihabitans sp. DNA segment above includes these coding regions:
- a CDS encoding CDGSH iron-sulfur domain-containing protein, with protein sequence MTELSEPPVTITPYPDGPLIVRGAFELCELDGTPIPRSGKTVALCRCGRSALKPFCDGSHKLAATIGRAGPG